Proteins encoded in a region of the Halostella limicola genome:
- a CDS encoding oxidoreductase produces the protein MSPRLDDPFDIGGLTVPNRLYRAPLLECAGNGPDAVETLIADLEPAAESGVGLVCQGATIVRGEGGCAAPGMTRVHDPEFVSRLSALTDAIHDHGGRIFVQLEHGGLRSMETWHAEYRAEHPDLQQLAVSPLPRPLRALDRLGFLEYDPHVMTTEEVYDLAEDFAAAVERAVDAGYDGIHLAGANMGVVQQFLSPFYNRRDDEFGGSLRDRARFLAVVHDRIRERVGDVPLMTKVPAETAAPAVVRRKLSLSDGVRIAETLEAVGYDAVVPVQGSVVWDMSIVRGEYPERAWSDERFQSGYDAAFGGPLRKRVVAALNRLQSLQYDFEPAWNAEFCREVRDRVDVPVLGEGGIRGREQMDRLLGDACDAVGLGRPFYAEPRIGARLLDRDGARAVCENCNNCTVPQVTGAPGVCRTPSVLEARGRLDRAGEYDRRDD, from the coding sequence ATGTCCCCGCGGCTCGACGATCCGTTCGATATCGGCGGTCTCACCGTCCCCAACCGGCTCTACCGCGCGCCGTTGCTGGAGTGCGCCGGCAACGGCCCGGACGCCGTCGAGACGCTGATCGCAGACCTCGAACCGGCCGCGGAGTCGGGCGTCGGACTGGTCTGTCAGGGCGCGACCATCGTCCGCGGCGAGGGCGGGTGCGCCGCGCCGGGGATGACGCGGGTCCACGACCCCGAGTTCGTCTCCCGACTGTCGGCGCTCACCGACGCGATCCACGACCACGGCGGGCGGATCTTCGTCCAGTTGGAGCACGGCGGCCTGCGGAGCATGGAGACGTGGCACGCAGAGTACCGGGCGGAACACCCCGACCTGCAGCAGCTCGCGGTGTCGCCGCTCCCCCGGCCGCTCCGGGCGCTCGACCGCCTCGGGTTCCTGGAGTACGACCCGCACGTCATGACGACCGAGGAGGTGTACGACCTCGCGGAGGACTTCGCGGCCGCCGTGGAGCGAGCGGTCGACGCGGGGTACGACGGGATCCACCTCGCGGGGGCGAACATGGGCGTCGTCCAGCAGTTCCTATCGCCGTTTTACAACCGCCGCGACGACGAGTTCGGCGGGTCGCTCCGTGACAGGGCGCGCTTTCTGGCGGTCGTCCACGACCGGATCCGGGAGCGGGTCGGCGACGTGCCGCTGATGACGAAAGTGCCCGCAGAGACGGCCGCGCCCGCCGTCGTCCGGCGGAAACTCTCGCTTTCGGACGGGGTCCGGATCGCGGAGACGCTGGAAGCGGTCGGCTACGACGCCGTCGTCCCCGTGCAGGGGTCGGTCGTCTGGGACATGAGCATCGTCCGCGGGGAGTACCCCGAACGCGCGTGGTCGGACGAGCGGTTTCAGTCGGGGTACGACGCGGCGTTCGGCGGGCCGCTGCGCAAGCGCGTCGTCGCCGCGCTCAACCGCCTCCAGTCGCTTCAGTACGACTTCGAGCCGGCCTGGAACGCCGAGTTCTGCCGCGAGGTCCGCGACCGGGTGGACGTGCCGGTCCTCGGGGAGGGGGGGATACGGGGGCGGGAGCAGATGGATCGCCTCCTCGGCGACGCCTGCGACGCCGTTGGCCTCGGCCGCCCGTTCTACGCCGAACCGCGGATCGGCGCTCGCTTGCTCGACCGCGACGGCGCGAGGGCGGTCTGCGAGAACTGCAACAACTGCACCGTCCCCCAGGTGACGGGCGCGCCCGGCGTCTGCCGGACGCCATCCGTGCTGGAGGCCCGCGGTCGACTCGACCGCGCCGGCGAGTACGATCGCCGCGACGACTGA
- a CDS encoding transcription initiation factor IIB has product MSRLNTTRTGRRAEIEPESKEEGSECPECGTEQFIQSPDRGELVCSDCGLVVDDEAIDYGPEWRAFSHKERQEKSRVGAPTTKTMHDRGLTTDIDWRNTDAKGRSIDSEKRGQLHRLRKWQRRIRTRDAGERNLKQALSEIDRMASALGVPRFVREIASVMYRRALDEDLIRGRSIEGVATATLYASCRKEGIARSLEEITEVSRVDRREIGRTYRYISQELGLEMKPVDPKQFVPRFCSELDVSEKVRTRAREIVEETAKEGLHSGKSPTGFAAAAIYTASLDCDEKQTQREVAEVAQVTEVTIRNRYQEQTNVLEGES; this is encoded by the coding sequence ATGTCACGACTGAACACTACTCGAACCGGCCGTCGGGCGGAGATCGAACCGGAGAGTAAAGAGGAGGGCTCCGAGTGCCCGGAGTGCGGCACTGAACAGTTCATACAGAGCCCCGACCGGGGTGAGCTAGTCTGCTCCGACTGCGGGCTCGTCGTCGACGACGAGGCGATAGACTACGGGCCGGAGTGGCGCGCGTTCAGTCACAAGGAACGCCAGGAGAAGTCCCGGGTCGGCGCGCCGACGACGAAGACGATGCACGACCGGGGGCTCACGACCGACATCGACTGGCGCAACACGGACGCCAAGGGCCGCTCTATCGACTCGGAGAAGCGGGGACAGCTCCACCGGCTGCGCAAGTGGCAGCGGCGGATCCGCACGCGGGACGCGGGCGAGCGCAACCTGAAACAGGCGCTCTCGGAGATCGACCGGATGGCGTCGGCGCTCGGCGTCCCCCGGTTCGTCCGCGAGATCGCGAGCGTGATGTACCGCCGCGCGCTGGACGAGGACCTCATCCGCGGCCGCTCGATCGAGGGCGTCGCCACCGCGACGCTGTACGCCTCCTGTCGCAAGGAGGGCATCGCGCGGAGCCTGGAGGAGATCACCGAGGTCTCCCGGGTCGACCGTCGCGAGATCGGCCGCACGTACCGCTACATCTCCCAGGAGCTCGGCCTGGAGATGAAGCCGGTCGACCCCAAGCAGTTCGTGCCGCGGTTCTGCTCGGAGCTCGACGTGAGCGAGAAGGTCCGAACCCGCGCCAGGGAGATCGTCGAGGAGACGGCGAAGGAGGGCCTTCACTCCGGGAAGTCCCCGACGGGCTTCGCCGCCGCGGCCATCTACACCGCGTCGCTGGACTGCGACGAGAAGCAGACCCAGCGCGAGGTGGCGGAGGTCGCGCAGGTGACGGAAGTGACCATCCGGAACCGGTATCAGGAACAGACCAACGTGCTCGAAGGCGAGAGCTAA
- a CDS encoding dCTP deaminase/dUTPase family protein — protein sequence MAGTDLARHVEGIVHRETQVHEDGLDLTVAEVYEVESPGRVDFGGGELEAADLEPHERTWRSEDDDYQWWHLDAGQYLIEHNESFAGDARLTLQTRDELLARGAFHPTLTVAELDRVPLSVGGAGIRLKENARVSTVVDAAER from the coding sequence ATGGCAGGGACCGATCTCGCGCGCCACGTCGAGGGCATCGTCCACCGGGAGACGCAGGTACACGAGGACGGCCTCGACCTGACCGTCGCCGAGGTGTACGAAGTCGAGAGCCCCGGCCGCGTCGACTTCGGCGGCGGGGAACTCGAAGCGGCCGACCTCGAACCGCACGAACGGACCTGGCGGAGCGAGGACGACGACTACCAGTGGTGGCACTTAGACGCCGGCCAGTACCTGATCGAGCACAACGAGTCCTTCGCCGGCGACGCGCGCCTCACCCTCCAGACGCGGGACGAACTGCTCGCGCGCGGCGCGTTCCACCCGACGCTGACCGTCGCCGAACTCGACCGCGTGCCGCTGTCGGTCGGCGGGGCGGGGATCCGCCTGAAGGAGAACGCCCGGGTGTCGACGGTCGTGGACGCTGCGGAGCGGTAG
- a CDS encoding M20 family metallo-hydrolase codes for MDLPVSERRLREDIERNAEFGAVDVPEGRGRTVRTGTDANCRARDHLVERLEDAGLDVRVDAVGNVVGRWSPPGTGDAAPVAAGSHLDSVPEGGIFDGPLGVYAALEAVRAIQDADCSPERPVEVVSFTEEEGGRFASGLLGSSVAAGRRSAEDALELRDDGGTALGDALDDIGYRGDGRLDAAAWDAWLELHVEQSRRLEDAGVPVGVVTTVTGITHCEVTVAGEANHAGSTPMGDRTDSLAAASEFVLDVERAATDRVAADSPAAVGTVGSLDVSPNATNVVPGRVELGLDVRDVEAESMDAIVGRARDSLARLERERGVETALSRPFDLAPTPMDDRCRDALHGAGDDAGIETLDMHSGAAHDTMHVADVTDAGMLFAPSRDGISHNPLEWTDWADCAAATTVLAGALARLSGT; via the coding sequence ATGGACCTCCCGGTCAGCGAACGGCGACTCCGCGAGGACATCGAGCGAAACGCCGAGTTCGGGGCCGTCGACGTCCCGGAGGGGCGCGGTCGGACCGTGCGGACCGGCACCGACGCCAACTGCCGCGCCCGCGATCACCTCGTCGAACGGCTGGAAGACGCCGGTCTGGACGTCCGCGTCGACGCCGTCGGGAACGTCGTCGGGCGCTGGTCGCCGCCCGGCACCGGCGACGCAGCCCCTGTCGCCGCCGGGAGCCACCTCGACTCCGTTCCGGAAGGCGGTATCTTCGACGGACCGCTGGGCGTGTACGCCGCGCTCGAAGCCGTCCGGGCGATACAGGACGCCGACTGCTCGCCGGAGCGCCCGGTCGAGGTGGTGTCGTTCACCGAGGAGGAGGGCGGCAGGTTCGCTTCGGGTCTGCTCGGCTCGTCGGTCGCCGCCGGTCGGCGATCCGCCGAGGACGCCCTCGAACTGCGCGACGACGGGGGAACCGCGCTGGGCGACGCGCTCGACGATATCGGCTACCGCGGCGACGGCCGCCTCGACGCGGCGGCGTGGGACGCCTGGCTGGAACTCCACGTCGAGCAGAGCCGGCGCCTCGAAGACGCCGGCGTCCCGGTCGGCGTCGTCACGACCGTCACCGGCATCACTCACTGCGAGGTGACCGTCGCGGGCGAGGCGAACCACGCCGGGTCCACGCCGATGGGCGACCGCACTGACTCGCTCGCGGCGGCCAGCGAGTTCGTCCTCGACGTCGAGCGCGCCGCGACGGACCGCGTCGCGGCCGACAGCCCCGCCGCCGTCGGGACCGTCGGCTCGCTCGACGTCTCGCCGAACGCGACGAACGTCGTCCCCGGACGGGTGGAGTTGGGACTCGACGTCCGGGACGTGGAGGCGGAATCGATGGACGCGATCGTCGGTCGGGCGCGGGACAGCCTCGCTCGCCTCGAACGCGAGCGCGGCGTCGAGACGGCACTCTCTCGGCCGTTCGACCTCGCGCCGACCCCGATGGACGACCGGTGTCGGGACGCGCTGCACGGGGCGGGCGACGACGCCGGTATCGAGACGCTGGACATGCACTCCGGCGCGGCCCACGACACGATGCACGTCGCCGACGTCACCGACGCCGGGATGCTGTTCGCGCCGTCGCGGGACGGCATCTCGCACAACCCCCTGGAGTGGACGGACTGGGCGGACTGCGCGGCCGCGACCACGGTGTTGGCGGGGGCGCTGGCGCGGCTCTCGGGGACCTGA
- a CDS encoding NmrA/HSCARG family protein: protein MSADARSVLVTGATGNQGGAVVEHLLASDAEFDVRGLTRDASGDRARELADRGVTMVEGDLNDKESLRPHVADADAVFAVTNFWTQGYDAQVQQGKNVAEVAADEGVDQFVFSGVGSHERDTGIPHFDSAWDIEQHAQDLDLPMTVLQPVFFFQNFEAFAEDVVDDGQIALPLAEGVSLQMVDVDDVGRAAAVALADPDEFVGERFELAGDELTLEETADVLSEVTGVDVDAYHVPIEDAYESFGEEFTVMCEWFNEVGYDADVDALEERFGFEFRTLEGYLRESGWEDKDGMAAVPGWVKAMQ from the coding sequence ATGTCCGCGGATGCACGAAGCGTCCTCGTCACGGGCGCGACCGGGAACCAGGGCGGTGCGGTCGTCGAACACCTCCTCGCCTCGGACGCCGAGTTCGACGTCCGCGGCCTGACGCGCGACGCGTCGGGCGACCGGGCACGGGAACTGGCTGACCGCGGGGTGACGATGGTCGAGGGCGATCTGAACGACAAGGAGTCCCTCCGCCCGCACGTCGCCGACGCCGACGCGGTCTTCGCCGTGACGAACTTCTGGACGCAGGGGTATGACGCCCAGGTCCAGCAGGGGAAGAACGTCGCGGAGGTCGCCGCCGACGAGGGCGTCGACCAGTTCGTGTTCAGCGGCGTCGGGAGCCACGAGAGGGACACCGGGATCCCGCATTTCGACTCTGCCTGGGATATCGAGCAGCACGCGCAGGACCTCGACCTCCCGATGACCGTCCTCCAGCCGGTGTTCTTCTTCCAGAACTTCGAGGCGTTCGCCGAGGACGTCGTCGACGACGGACAGATCGCCCTCCCGCTCGCAGAGGGGGTCTCGCTCCAGATGGTCGATGTCGACGATGTCGGCCGCGCCGCCGCCGTCGCCCTCGCGGACCCCGACGAGTTCGTCGGCGAGCGCTTCGAGCTCGCGGGCGACGAGCTGACGCTCGAGGAGACGGCCGACGTCCTCTCCGAGGTGACGGGCGTCGACGTCGACGCCTACCACGTCCCGATCGAGGACGCCTACGAGAGTTTCGGCGAGGAGTTCACCGTCATGTGCGAGTGGTTCAACGAGGTCGGCTACGACGCCGACGTCGACGCGCTGGAGGAGCGGTTCGGCTTCGAGTTCCGGACGCTCGAGGGCTACCTCCGCGAGAGCGGCTGGGAGGACAAGGACGGGATGGCCGCCGTGCCCGGCTGGGTCAAGGCGATGCAGTAA
- a CDS encoding MFS transporter, producing MARLSKSAVIFRYYLYRATARPGFHYPVYTLFLLWNGLSFAQIGLIATIQSVVVVTAEIPTGYVGDRIGRRNSLAVGAALMLVSNASYLVATDFVGFTFTFVMLSFGGTFVSGSGDAWLYDTLKEHDVENEFTRVKGRGRAIGQWVSAGSLVAGGFLYAANRYYPFYAGVAVALLSLALVLRLPKNRAYDAESAEEGERMTIVDAIPVIRDQLTAPGLRSFIVYLALFSGAILTMDMWIQPIAQDSLEASFGPTLEAWGLAEPAIIGVLYAAFTVVSAVASDYASVVEDLLGVRLSMLLIPLTIAVMYVLAGLAPVLAFPMFFVMKGGNSVISPIYQRYVNDQVQSVGRATLLSSVAMLRSVAGIPFRVGSGVLATWYSTSGAVAILGAIFIVGAVVIHAVSPPVSADYDPSRGTTTATD from the coding sequence ATGGCGCGGCTCTCGAAGTCGGCGGTCATCTTCCGGTACTACCTCTACCGGGCGACCGCCCGACCCGGTTTTCACTACCCGGTGTACACGCTCTTTCTGCTCTGGAACGGCCTGAGCTTCGCCCAGATCGGGCTCATCGCGACGATCCAGTCGGTCGTCGTGGTGACCGCCGAGATCCCGACTGGCTACGTCGGCGACCGGATCGGTCGCCGGAACAGCCTCGCGGTCGGCGCCGCGTTGATGTTGGTCTCGAACGCGAGCTACCTGGTCGCCACAGACTTCGTCGGGTTCACCTTCACCTTCGTCATGCTCTCGTTCGGCGGCACCTTCGTCTCCGGGAGCGGTGACGCGTGGCTCTACGACACCCTCAAGGAACACGATGTCGAGAACGAGTTCACGCGCGTCAAGGGCCGCGGCAGGGCCATCGGGCAGTGGGTGAGCGCCGGCAGCCTCGTCGCCGGCGGGTTCCTCTACGCCGCGAACCGGTACTACCCGTTCTACGCGGGCGTCGCCGTCGCGCTCCTCAGTCTCGCGCTCGTGCTCCGCCTCCCGAAGAACCGGGCGTACGACGCCGAGAGCGCGGAGGAGGGGGAGCGGATGACGATCGTCGACGCCATCCCGGTCATCCGCGACCAGCTCACCGCGCCCGGGCTCCGGTCGTTCATCGTCTACCTGGCGCTGTTCAGCGGCGCGATCCTGACGATGGACATGTGGATCCAGCCCATCGCCCAGGACAGCCTCGAGGCCAGCTTCGGCCCGACCCTCGAGGCGTGGGGACTCGCCGAGCCCGCCATCATCGGCGTCCTGTACGCCGCGTTCACCGTCGTCTCGGCCGTCGCGAGCGACTACGCGAGCGTCGTCGAGGACCTCCTCGGCGTCCGCCTCTCGATGCTCCTGATCCCCCTCACCATCGCCGTCATGTACGTGCTCGCGGGGCTCGCTCCCGTCCTCGCGTTCCCCATGTTCTTCGTCATGAAGGGCGGGAACTCCGTGATCTCGCCGATCTACCAGCGCTACGTCAACGATCAGGTGCAGTCGGTCGGCCGCGCCACCCTCCTGTCGTCGGTCGCGATGCTGCGGTCCGTCGCCGGCATCCCGTTCCGCGTCGGGAGCGGCGTGCTCGCGACGTGGTACTCCACCTCCGGCGCGGTCGCGATCCTCGGCGCGATCTTCATCGTCGGTGCGGTCGTCATCCACGCGGTCTCGCCCCCGGTCAGCGCCGACTACGACCCGTCGCGGGGGACGACCACCGCGACCGACTAG
- a CDS encoding ERCC4 domain-containing protein — MSVSVVVDDREPTGVAAALRAHADVASVAVRRLDAGDIVIRDVAFERKTADDYLRSVLDRGGSDLEEQVAKMAAAYDHAYVLVEGHLDELEDRRPGVAGASVRGSMASITARYGTPVIPCGDGDRLVDVAVRFARKHTEEPSARALSTGAVPSRAEPVAKRMYGCIEGVGPGTAAALYDAFPTVEELVAATEEELMTVEGVGPKRAAAIYEAFRSRD; from the coding sequence ATGTCCGTCTCCGTCGTCGTCGACGACCGGGAACCGACCGGCGTCGCCGCGGCGCTCCGCGCCCACGCCGACGTGGCGTCGGTTGCGGTCCGCCGCCTGGACGCCGGCGACATCGTCATCAGGGACGTGGCGTTCGAGCGCAAGACCGCGGACGACTACCTCCGGTCCGTGCTCGACCGCGGCGGCTCGGATCTCGAGGAACAGGTCGCGAAGATGGCCGCGGCGTACGACCACGCCTACGTCCTCGTCGAGGGCCACTTGGACGAACTGGAGGACCGCCGCCCGGGCGTCGCCGGCGCGTCGGTCCGCGGGTCGATGGCCTCCATCACCGCCCGGTACGGCACGCCGGTGATCCCCTGCGGCGACGGCGACCGACTCGTCGACGTGGCCGTCCGGTTCGCTCGCAAGCACACCGAGGAACCGTCGGCCCGGGCGCTATCGACGGGCGCCGTGCCGTCCCGGGCCGAACCCGTCGCCAAGCGCATGTACGGCTGCATCGAGGGCGTCGGCCCCGGTACCGCGGCGGCGCTGTACGACGCCTTTCCGACCGTCGAGGAACTCGTCGCGGCGACCGAGGAAGAACTCATGACCGTCGAGGGCGTCGGGCCGAAGCGTGCCGCGGCCATCTACGAGGCGTTTCGCAGTCGGGACTAG
- a CDS encoding endonuclease NucS has translation MRAYELLGGDTPTKRNVDPFRSEEKLEELLAEVPSLLLEEQLLIVGQQVGVETGTLDLLAVDKYGNIVVFELKRGESGTGSASEGSILSQPQQYAQALQWFSYDELNDVYQEYRTDCSSTDGAEGSVSRSESLLDAFITHFGTRLEPEGFNQHQRMVIVAEEITDRTATNARYLRDEGLHLQCVEVQRFRLTEGEETPPILVASTVVDYDEKQVQPNEDGTITFPDINEAIASKAFPTFEEITHATALNDLFPGGFDLREPRMRSLHPDHPDTVRYVLRVKPLECNHVRISIDVTTRGLDIDTVDKESLTDRLRSASDRFERAGFEVNHSRNTFRIVSKRWDIDSVADVRNDAFLEEVADRYAELVRIGHEVMLDTK, from the coding sequence ATGCGAGCTTACGAGTTACTCGGGGGAGACACACCGACGAAGCGTAATGTTGATCCGTTCCGGTCAGAGGAAAAACTCGAAGAATTACTCGCCGAGGTCCCGTCCCTGTTGCTGGAGGAGCAGCTCCTGATCGTCGGCCAGCAGGTAGGCGTCGAGACAGGTACACTCGATCTCCTTGCCGTTGACAAGTATGGCAACATCGTCGTCTTCGAGTTAAAGAGAGGAGAAAGTGGGACAGGGAGCGCCTCTGAAGGGTCTATCCTCAGCCAGCCCCAGCAGTACGCGCAAGCCCTGCAATGGTTCTCGTACGATGAGTTGAACGACGTGTATCAGGAGTATCGCACGGATTGTAGCTCGACTGACGGAGCAGAAGGGTCGGTGTCCAGAAGCGAGTCCTTGCTCGACGCGTTCATTACTCACTTCGGCACGAGACTGGAGCCAGAGGGCTTCAATCAGCATCAACGGATGGTCATCGTGGCCGAAGAGATTACCGATCGAACCGCCACCAATGCACGATATCTGCGAGATGAGGGACTACACCTGCAGTGCGTCGAAGTGCAACGGTTTCGACTCACCGAAGGCGAGGAGACCCCGCCGATCCTCGTGGCTTCGACGGTTGTCGACTACGACGAAAAGCAGGTTCAACCGAACGAGGATGGAACCATCACGTTCCCCGATATCAACGAGGCGATCGCGTCGAAAGCTTTCCCGACCTTTGAGGAGATAACTCACGCGACTGCGCTCAATGATTTGTTCCCGGGTGGGTTCGACCTCCGCGAACCGCGAATGCGGTCGCTCCACCCAGATCACCCGGATACAGTGCGCTACGTTCTTCGCGTGAAACCGCTGGAGTGTAACCACGTGCGGATCTCAATCGACGTAACTACTCGTGGACTAGATATCGATACTGTCGACAAGGAATCGCTGACTGATCGGCTTCGAAGCGCCAGCGACCGATTCGAACGCGCCGGGTTCGAGGTCAATCACTCTCGGAACACCTTCCGAATCGTCTCAAAGCGTTGGGACATCGACTCCGTAGCCGACGTTCGCAACGACGCATTTCTCGAAGAAGTAGCCGACCGGTACGCGGAACTAGTCAGAATCGGCCACGAAGTGATGCTGGACACTAAGTAA
- a CDS encoding homing endonuclease associated repeat-containing protein: protein MTTEQDCLDALREAARKLDESPTKAQYEDLGLTPSASTILRVVGGWNAANEKAGLETTYSRGPRVQEKPDDVDLPEGTDWEKLSQDQRWHYKNREWNTERSLRRREAHRAWANDIQRKRGGCDRCDESDPACLDFHHRDDAEKEMNVAKMITYGYGKDRLQEEIEKCTVLCANCHRKEHYDRPAARSSTQPEADE, encoded by the coding sequence ATGACCACCGAACAAGATTGCCTCGACGCACTTCGCGAGGCCGCACGGAAACTCGACGAATCACCAACGAAAGCGCAGTACGAGGATCTGGGACTGACGCCGTCCGCGTCGACCATCCTCCGGGTCGTCGGTGGCTGGAACGCGGCGAACGAGAAAGCCGGTCTGGAGACGACCTACTCCCGTGGACCGCGAGTTCAGGAGAAACCTGATGACGTCGACCTGCCGGAGGGAACAGATTGGGAGAAATTATCGCAGGACCAGCGGTGGCACTACAAGAACCGGGAGTGGAACACGGAACGGTCGTTGCGGCGGCGCGAGGCTCACAGAGCGTGGGCGAACGATATCCAGCGGAAACGCGGCGGCTGTGATCGGTGCGACGAATCGGACCCGGCATGCCTCGACTTCCACCACCGAGACGACGCCGAGAAGGAGATGAACGTCGCCAAGATGATCACGTACGGATACGGGAAGGACCGACTCCAAGAGGAGATCGAGAAGTGTACCGTCCTCTGTGCGAACTGCCACCGGAAGGAACACTACGACCGTCCGGCCGCCAGATCGTCGACGCAGCCGGAAGCGGACGAATAG
- a CDS encoding IMP cyclohydrolase codes for MYVGRFVVVGPEIGAYRVSSRSFPNRRIVEREGALTVGPTEDAPETDNPYISYNCVRTAGDSAVLGNGSHVDPITEKIELGYPARDALAESLLALDYEKDDYDTPRVAGVVGEESYVGTVRKDALLVERVEEPTLVATYETDSPEAFDFAATDAGGAAREAFDLDFEHAVCAAGVARTTDGFETAVVNGEE; via the coding sequence ATGTACGTCGGACGCTTCGTCGTCGTCGGCCCGGAGATAGGCGCGTACCGCGTCTCTTCCCGATCGTTCCCGAACCGCCGAATCGTCGAACGCGAGGGCGCGCTGACGGTCGGCCCGACCGAGGACGCGCCGGAGACGGACAACCCGTACATCTCGTACAACTGCGTGCGGACCGCGGGGGACAGCGCCGTGCTCGGCAACGGGTCGCACGTCGACCCGATCACCGAGAAGATCGAACTGGGCTACCCGGCGCGGGACGCGCTCGCCGAGAGCCTGCTCGCGCTGGACTACGAGAAGGACGACTACGACACGCCGCGGGTGGCGGGCGTCGTCGGCGAGGAGTCCTACGTCGGCACCGTCCGGAAGGACGCGCTGCTGGTCGAGCGGGTCGAGGAGCCGACGCTCGTCGCCACGTACGAGACGGACTCGCCGGAGGCGTTCGACTTCGCGGCGACGGACGCCGGGGGGGCCGCCCGCGAGGCGTTCGACCTGGACTTCGAGCACGCCGTCTGCGCGGCCGGGGTGGCGCGCACGACTGACGGCTTCGAGACGGCGGTCGTCAACGGCGAGGAGTAG
- a CDS encoding metallophosphoesterase family protein, which translates to MRLGVLSDIHGNRVALDAVLDDMPPVDGLLCAGDVVGYNPWHADCVAAVRDRDVPCVKGNHDRAVATGTAFRFNSMAGAGIEHARETLSDDQIEWLAGLPDERVECDGRVKIVHGHPDDPDRYTYPDQFSPRLLDEEDVLIMGHTHVQGHEQYEEGIVMNPGSVGQPRDGDPRAAYAVLDLNALTVEEHRVEYDIGAVRRAVEEAGLPAKIGSRLEKGR; encoded by the coding sequence ATGCGACTGGGCGTACTTTCGGACATCCACGGCAACCGCGTCGCCCTCGACGCGGTGCTAGACGACATGCCCCCCGTCGACGGCCTCCTCTGCGCCGGCGACGTCGTCGGTTACAACCCCTGGCACGCCGACTGCGTGGCCGCGGTGCGCGATCGCGACGTGCCCTGCGTGAAGGGCAACCACGACCGGGCCGTGGCGACCGGGACGGCGTTCCGGTTCAACAGCATGGCCGGCGCGGGCATCGAACACGCGCGGGAGACGCTGTCGGACGACCAGATCGAGTGGCTCGCCGGCCTCCCAGACGAGCGCGTCGAGTGCGACGGGCGGGTGAAGATCGTCCACGGCCACCCCGACGACCCGGACCGGTACACCTACCCCGACCAGTTCTCGCCGCGACTGCTCGACGAGGAAGATGTCCTGATCATGGGCCACACGCACGTGCAGGGCCACGAGCAGTACGAGGAGGGGATCGTGATGAACCCCGGGAGCGTCGGGCAACCGCGGGACGGCGACCCGCGCGCGGCCTACGCCGTCCTCGACCTGAACGCGCTGACCGTCGAGGAGCACCGCGTCGAGTACGACATCGGCGCGGTCCGGCGCGCCGTCGAGGAGGCGGGCCTCCCCGCGAAGATCGGGTCGCGGCTGGAGAAGGGACGGTGA